One Microbacterium keratanolyticum DNA window includes the following coding sequences:
- a CDS encoding LysM peptidoglycan-binding domain-containing protein: MAGTIATRRQNLPWALPAVVLTTVAATLSAPPAMAEERGHTRDIRPLLRGTSGPSSALSAPSGAGSSATPASYTVVAGDTPYDIAQRFGLYVDALLSMNGLSWSSVIYPGDVLALTAVPTPAPAPSEVAAPTAANYEVVIGDTLYAIASAHGITLDQLFAANGLGPDSIIYPGQTLALSQPAPAPAPAAAPAPAAVPPELTEQWATLDAEQIANAQLIITIGRELGVSDRGVAIALATAMVESWLRNLDWGDRDSLGLFQQRPSTGWGTPEQIMDPTRSIRVFYGGASDPNGAATTGLLDLEGWESMAFTDAAQAVQISAFPARYGTWEAQAHQWLAELG; the protein is encoded by the coding sequence GTGGCCGGCACCATCGCGACACGTCGTCAGAATCTGCCGTGGGCACTGCCCGCGGTCGTCCTCACCACCGTCGCGGCGACGCTCAGCGCTCCCCCGGCGATGGCAGAGGAAAGAGGCCACACGCGCGACATCCGCCCACTGCTCCGCGGAACCTCCGGGCCATCGAGCGCCCTTTCCGCCCCATCAGGAGCGGGGTCTTCGGCAACGCCCGCGAGCTACACGGTCGTCGCTGGCGACACGCCCTACGACATCGCCCAGCGTTTCGGTCTTTATGTCGACGCGCTGCTCAGCATGAACGGGCTGTCCTGGTCATCGGTGATCTACCCGGGTGATGTCCTCGCCCTCACCGCGGTTCCCACTCCCGCTCCTGCGCCCTCCGAGGTAGCCGCCCCCACGGCCGCGAACTACGAGGTCGTCATCGGCGACACGCTGTATGCGATCGCCAGCGCACACGGCATCACTCTGGATCAGCTCTTCGCAGCGAACGGACTCGGGCCCGACTCGATCATCTACCCCGGGCAGACCCTCGCACTCTCGCAGCCCGCCCCCGCACCCGCTCCCGCTGCGGCACCCGCGCCCGCCGCAGTGCCGCCTGAGCTCACGGAGCAGTGGGCCACACTGGATGCCGAGCAGATCGCGAATGCGCAGTTGATCATCACCATCGGTCGCGAACTCGGTGTCTCTGACCGCGGCGTGGCCATCGCTCTCGCGACCGCGATGGTGGAGTCGTGGCTGCGCAACCTCGACTGGGGCGACCGCGACTCGCTCGGTCTGTTTCAACAGCGCCCCAGCACAGGGTGGGGCACGCCGGAGCAGATCATGGATCCCACGCGCAGCATCCGCGTCTTCTACGGCGGCGCGTCCGACCCCAACGGCGCGGCCACGACAGGCCTTCTCGATCTCGAAGGCTGGGAATCTATGGCATTCACCGACGCGGCTCAGGCCGTGCAGATCTCGGCGTTCCCGGCCCGCTACGGGACCTGGGAGGCTCAGGCGCACCAGTGGCTCGCCGAGCTCGGCTGA
- a CDS encoding Rv2175c family DNA-binding protein, with translation MSASETTPVPTEWLALPDLVEVLGESLGRVRRLLDEHYLIGSRRTGVFAVPAVFLVDGAPLSSLRGTVFALKDAGFSDDEAIDWLLGYEESMGRAPIEALLAGHKSEVRRVARSLA, from the coding sequence GTGTCCGCATCTGAAACAACCCCTGTCCCCACCGAATGGCTCGCTCTGCCAGACCTCGTCGAGGTCCTCGGCGAATCGCTCGGACGCGTGCGCAGACTGCTCGATGAGCACTACCTGATCGGATCCCGTCGGACCGGGGTCTTTGCCGTCCCCGCGGTCTTCCTCGTCGATGGCGCTCCGCTGAGCTCTCTGCGAGGCACGGTGTTCGCACTCAAAGACGCCGGATTCTCGGACGACGAGGCGATCGATTGGCTGCTCGGCTACGAGGAGTCGATGGGTCGCGCGCCGATCGAAGCGCTGCTCGCAGGCCACAAGAGCGAAGTGCGACGCGTCGCTCGCTCGCTCGCCTGA
- a CDS encoding polyprenyl synthetase family protein gives MSTPSVVREAVARRLEAFVAHIRTEAAGYGPDAGAFLTSASATLDGGKRLRARFCHAGWSTVAGADATADDTVWDVSAALEIFQSAALVHDDIIDNSDTRRGRPSAHRAFEHDHRTAGWSGDATGFGRSAAVLLGDLLVAWSDDLLEQALRAHPHADAVRAEYARMRRDVTIGQFLDIAEESAWSVNDDSEHAERALRIVSLKSARYSVEQPLLIGAALAGADASQQSALRGFGHPLGLAFQLRDDVLGVFGDESVTGKPSGDDLREGKRTLLIAWTREELAPAARRSIDELVGDANLTNDQIGSLQAIIVESGALERVEDLIAQYAAEADHALEGAKLDAGALEELRALAQAATTRTS, from the coding sequence GTGTCCACACCCTCTGTCGTTCGCGAGGCGGTCGCGCGCCGTCTTGAGGCCTTCGTCGCCCATATCCGCACCGAGGCCGCAGGCTATGGCCCGGATGCCGGCGCCTTCCTGACGTCGGCCTCCGCAACGCTCGACGGCGGCAAACGACTGCGCGCACGGTTCTGCCATGCCGGATGGAGCACAGTCGCCGGAGCCGATGCCACCGCCGACGACACCGTCTGGGATGTGAGCGCGGCTCTGGAGATCTTCCAGTCCGCCGCCCTGGTCCACGATGACATCATCGACAACTCGGATACGCGACGCGGACGCCCCTCTGCGCACCGCGCCTTCGAGCACGATCACCGCACCGCGGGCTGGAGCGGAGACGCGACGGGTTTCGGCCGGTCTGCCGCGGTGCTCCTGGGCGATCTCCTCGTCGCGTGGAGCGACGATCTGCTGGAACAGGCGCTGCGCGCGCATCCGCACGCCGACGCGGTCCGCGCCGAGTACGCACGAATGCGCCGGGACGTGACGATCGGGCAGTTCCTCGACATCGCGGAGGAGTCGGCGTGGAGCGTCAACGATGACAGCGAGCACGCCGAACGTGCGCTGCGCATCGTCTCGCTGAAGTCCGCGCGATACAGCGTCGAGCAGCCTCTGCTGATCGGCGCAGCGCTGGCCGGAGCGGATGCCTCGCAGCAGTCCGCGCTGCGCGGATTCGGCCACCCGCTAGGCCTCGCGTTCCAGCTGCGGGATGACGTCCTCGGCGTCTTCGGCGACGAGAGCGTCACCGGCAAGCCATCCGGCGATGATCTTCGTGAGGGAAAGCGCACCCTGCTCATCGCCTGGACACGGGAGGAACTGGCGCCCGCTGCCCGACGAAGCATCGACGAGCTCGTCGGCGACGCGAATCTCACGAACGATCAGATCGGCTCACTGCAGGCGATCATCGTCGAGTCCGGCGCGCTTGAGCGGGTGGAAGACCTCATCGCGCAGTACGCGGCCGAGGCCGACCATGCACTTGAGGGAGCGAAGCTCGACGCAGGCGCTCTGGAAGAGCTTCGCGCTCTCGCACAGGCGGCCACGACCCGAACGTCCTGA
- a CDS encoding DUF3040 domain-containing protein, which produces MPLSEQEQRLLDEMERHLLHNDADVVTAPTGDRALSYRNLIYGAVLLLAGIGGLIAGVAVGDVPGIIIGVLGFAAMVAGVIFAATPVRRTGERPSSRSPRGPRAAAPSESFMDRMNDRWDRRHEGH; this is translated from the coding sequence ATGCCACTCTCTGAACAAGAACAGCGTCTTCTGGACGAGATGGAACGCCATCTCCTTCACAACGACGCAGACGTCGTCACGGCGCCTACGGGCGACCGTGCTCTCAGCTACCGCAATCTCATCTACGGGGCGGTTCTTCTTCTCGCCGGTATCGGTGGACTGATCGCTGGCGTGGCCGTCGGCGATGTGCCCGGCATCATCATCGGAGTCCTCGGATTCGCGGCGATGGTCGCGGGTGTCATCTTCGCTGCGACGCCCGTCCGACGCACCGGTGAGCGACCCTCGTCGCGATCGCCGCGCGGCCCCCGTGCAGCGGCGCCGTCGGAGTCGTTCATGGATCGAATGAACGACCGGTGGGATCGTCGTCACGAAGGTCACTGA